One Rhodospirillaceae bacterium DNA window includes the following coding sequences:
- a CDS encoding type II toxin-antitoxin system RelE/ParE family toxin codes for MASYRLSNKASADLEQLYEYGILTFGLRSADEYYDGLLAQMQKIADQPNLYPAVDDIYAGYRRGMCGVHSIYYRIEADGVTIVRILGRQNPFEAF; via the coding sequence ATGGCAAGCTACCGGCTGAGTAATAAGGCGAGCGCCGATTTAGAACAACTTTACGAATATGGAATTTTGACCTTTGGCTTACGGTCAGCTGATGAATATTACGACGGGTTGTTAGCACAGATGCAGAAAATAGCCGACCAGCCAAATCTTTACCCTGCCGTTGACGATATCTATGCCGGATACCGGCGTGGCATGTGTGGCGTGCATTCGATCTACTACAGAATTGAAGCCGATGGCGTGACGATTGTCCGCATCTTAGGGCGACAAAATCCTTTCGAAGCTTTCTAG
- a CDS encoding type II toxin-antitoxin system ParD family antitoxin, with protein sequence MPRQSISFTDPNAQWLKQKTDIEGEYKSNSELVNDLIRQKRRAETTEIEAIRAALIEGERSGISDQTPEEIRATVQERLRANGKLPAE encoded by the coding sequence ATGCCCCGCCAAAGTATATCTTTTACTGACCCCAATGCCCAATGGCTCAAGCAGAAGACTGACATTGAGGGCGAATATAAGAGTAATAGTGAACTTGTTAATGATTTGATACGCCAAAAACGAAGGGCTGAAACCACTGAAATCGAAGCAATCCGCGCCGCCCTCATTGAAGGCGAAAGAAGCGGAATTAGTGATCAGACACCGGAAGAAATAAGAGCCACCGTTCAAGAAAGACTGAGAGCTAATGGCAAGCTACCGGCTGAGTAA